In the archaeon BMS3Bbin15 genome, one interval contains:
- the mtnA gene encoding methylthioribose-1-phosphate isomerase — translation MRTIEFRDNRVVILDQTLLPEKIEYIECREISCIAEAIKSLRIRGAPALGITAAFALALTASKNSARSRKEIIEALDETYKVIKATRPTAVNLVWALDRVMEKVRASEDPSGTAISEALKIYEEDLEINGKLSRYGAELLESGDIVQTHCNAGGLATGGIGTALGVILEAWKQGKEIRVFADETRPLLQGARLTAFELSQADVPVTVITDSMAGFVMRRHNVTKAIVGADRIAANGDTANKIGTYTLAVLAKEHKVPFYVAAPLSTIDLRAESGEDIPIEYRKKEELEFFSGKRIVPPEADVLNPAFDVTPAEYITAIITEKGVLRPPFKESIRRAFE, via the coding sequence ATGAGGACAATAGAATTCAGGGATAATAGAGTAGTAATTCTTGACCAGACTCTTCTTCCAGAGAAAATTGAATATATTGAATGTAGAGAAATAAGCTGTATAGCTGAAGCAATAAAATCTCTCAGAATAAGAGGAGCCCCTGCCCTCGGTATAACTGCTGCTTTTGCACTTGCTTTAACTGCCTCTAAAAACTCAGCCAGAAGCAGAAAAGAAATTATAGAAGCTCTGGACGAGACATACAAAGTAATAAAAGCCACCCGACCCACTGCAGTAAATCTCGTCTGGGCTCTTGACAGAGTGATGGAAAAAGTCAGGGCATCTGAAGACCCTTCCGGTACTGCAATTTCCGAGGCTTTAAAAATTTATGAGGAAGACCTTGAGATTAACGGGAAGCTTAGCAGGTATGGTGCCGAACTCCTGGAAAGTGGTGATATTGTTCAAACCCACTGCAATGCTGGAGGTCTGGCTACAGGAGGCATTGGAACTGCTTTAGGTGTGATTCTTGAAGCTTGGAAGCAGGGAAAGGAGATAAGAGTATTTGCTGACGAAACAAGACCTCTGCTTCAGGGTGCAAGACTGACTGCCTTTGAACTTTCACAGGCAGACGTGCCTGTTACTGTTATAACAGACAGCATGGCAGGCTTTGTTATGCGCAGGCACAATGTCACAAAAGCTATAGTGGGCGCAGACAGGATAGCAGCCAATGGCGATACTGCAAACAAAATAGGAACATATACTCTTGCTGTGCTTGCAAAGGAACACAAAGTTCCATTCTATGTGGCTGCTCCTCTTTCCACAATTGATTTAAGGGCTGAAAGCGGTGAAGATATTCCAATAGAATACAGAAAAAAAGAGGAACTCGAATTTTTTTCTGGAAAAAGAATTGTGCCTCCGGAAGCAGATGTTCTTAATCCTGCCTTTGATGTTACACCGGCTGAATATATAACCGCAATAATAACGGAAAAAGGAGTTTTGAGGCCTCCTTTTAAAGAAAGTATAAGGAGAGCCTTTGAGTGA
- a CDS encoding cobalt-precorrin-6A synthase, with translation MKRGYTTGTFASAAAKAAVKALFTGVFPDRVTVALPDSKRVDIPVTKVTLSEVMAVAKAVKNWSNDPDVTRGVEIFAEAEETVEGIKLKAGDGIGIVTKPGLRVPIGEPAINPVPRKMIIKAVEEALPSGRGVEITLSIPRGKELAEKTLNPKLGISGGISILGTTGVVTPWSEKAYRESILPQVDVALAEGFTEVILTPGNLGFVLAMKKGIPEDAVIKVGNYFDFMIEKCREKGVEKILLLGYVGKLMKLSAGIFNTHSKVADAKFEILAANACLEGASREEIKGIMTSSNIQEAINLLENDLKNRILKRIAEKVSEKVEERFKIETGTVLTSMTEEILSWDEKAGRIKWAEYLL, from the coding sequence ATGAAAAGAGGATATACAACGGGTACATTTGCAAGTGCCGCGGCAAAAGCTGCAGTAAAAGCCTTATTTACAGGTGTCTTTCCTGACAGGGTTACTGTGGCACTGCCCGACAGTAAGAGAGTTGATATCCCGGTTACCAAGGTGACACTTTCAGAAGTTATGGCAGTTGCAAAAGCAGTAAAAAACTGGAGCAATGACCCTGATGTTACAAGAGGTGTTGAGATTTTTGCAGAGGCGGAGGAAACTGTAGAGGGAATAAAGCTTAAAGCTGGTGATGGTATAGGTATAGTGACAAAACCAGGTCTGAGAGTGCCCATAGGGGAACCGGCTATAAATCCTGTACCAAGAAAAATGATAATTAAAGCTGTTGAAGAAGCTCTTCCGTCTGGCAGAGGAGTTGAAATTACACTTTCAATTCCCAGGGGAAAAGAGCTGGCAGAAAAGACTCTCAACCCCAAGCTTGGAATATCTGGAGGAATATCCATTCTTGGTACAACAGGTGTGGTAACGCCCTGGAGTGAGAAAGCCTACAGGGAAAGCATATTACCCCAGGTGGATGTGGCTCTGGCAGAAGGTTTCACGGAGGTTATTCTGACACCCGGAAATCTTGGTTTTGTCCTTGCAATGAAAAAAGGGATTCCTGAGGATGCTGTTATAAAGGTTGGAAACTATTTTGATTTCATGATTGAGAAGTGCAGAGAAAAGGGGGTTGAAAAAATACTCCTTCTGGGCTATGTAGGGAAGCTTATGAAACTCAGTGCCGGGATATTTAACACTCATTCAAAAGTTGCTGATGCAAAATTTGAAATTCTTGCGGCAAATGCCTGTCTTGAAGGAGCTTCAAGGGAGGAGATTAAGGGGATAATGACAAGTTCCAATATTCAGGAAGCTATAAATCTGCTTGAGAATGATTTAAAGAATAGAATTCTGAAAAGGATAGCAGAGAAGGTTTCAGAGAAGGTTGAAGAAAGGTTTAAAATAGAGACCGGAACTGTTCTTACTTCAATGACAGAAGAAATTCTCTCCTGGGATGAGAAGGCAGGTAGAATAAAATGGGCAGAATACTTGTTATAG